From a region of the Aulosira sp. FACHB-615 genome:
- a CDS encoding M23 family metallopeptidase: MIIENHTKSSQSRLVTRHTKNLFYGIFISLPLGLALPAAALQVQLSPSNPQLGDTLSVMIDVTQENNQQPTVVVGEKTYPAFAVAPNKYRAFIPTTPLETAGNRTLKIAGDGQVKNLTVKLRSRKFPIQRITLPPGKSADGATEHELKRVAAFKALQTPEKYWDGKFLAPSKARISTIYGVRRYYNGKFAKDYYHRGVDYAGAAGSPVTAPASGRVALVGTVSQGFRVHGNVVGIDHGQGVTSILLHLSRINVKEGDFVKAGQLIGAVGSTGASTGPHLHWGLYVNGQSVDPVPWRTQIFQ, from the coding sequence ATGATTATCGAGAATCATACTAAAAGTTCTCAGAGTCGGCTAGTAACTCGCCACACAAAAAATCTTTTCTACGGGATATTTATCTCTTTACCTCTGGGATTGGCATTACCAGCAGCAGCTTTACAAGTACAGTTATCTCCGAGTAATCCCCAGTTGGGAGACACCCTGTCGGTAATGATTGATGTCACCCAAGAAAATAATCAGCAACCAACAGTAGTAGTAGGTGAGAAAACTTACCCAGCCTTTGCTGTTGCACCAAACAAATATCGAGCCTTCATTCCCACCACTCCCCTAGAAACAGCAGGAAATCGAACCTTAAAAATTGCGGGAGATGGTCAAGTTAAGAATTTAACAGTCAAATTGCGATCGCGCAAATTTCCCATACAACGCATCACCCTCCCACCAGGGAAATCCGCCGATGGAGCCACCGAACATGAACTCAAGCGTGTCGCTGCCTTCAAAGCTTTGCAAACCCCTGAAAAATATTGGGACGGCAAATTCCTCGCACCCAGCAAAGCCCGGATTAGTACAATCTATGGCGTACGTCGTTACTATAATGGTAAATTTGCAAAGGATTATTATCATCGGGGTGTAGACTACGCCGGAGCCGCAGGATCACCTGTAACCGCCCCAGCATCTGGAAGAGTTGCTTTAGTGGGTACAGTTTCACAAGGCTTCCGAGTTCATGGCAATGTAGTCGGGATTGATCACGGTCAAGGAGTAACCAGCATATTGTTACATTTAAGTCGCATTAACGTTAAGGAAGGCGACTTTGTGAAAGCTGGTCAATTAATTGGCGCAGTTGGTTCAACTGGCGCGTCTACAGGGCCGCACTTGCACTGGGGCTTGTATGTCAATGGCCAATCTGTTGACCCTGTACCCTGGCGAACACAGATTTTTCAATAA